The following proteins come from a genomic window of Mucinivorans hirudinis:
- a CDS encoding TonB-dependent receptor, plug precursor translates to MNRFITFVLNGGIRKIALFFAVLCTLSALGQKRWSVSGVIKSAATGETLVGVAVMNGKNANQYSLSNQYGVYSITLSEGEQSLVVSYFGYLTDTISVNLTDNKKLNIDMKEASLTIAEVVVTDNSSQKRVSQAQAGVEKISTKEIASIPVIFGEKDIIKTIQLLPGVKSATEGSSGFSVRGGSLDQNLILLDEAPVYNAAHLLGFFSTFNASAIKDVAVYKGNFPAQYGGRVASVVDVTMNNGNSKNYKVEGGIGLISSNLSVEGPIKRDKASFLVTGRRTYADIFLGLSPEFKGNTMYFYDLNAKANWDIDGKNKIYLSGYFGRDVLGMKDVVGMDWGNATGTLRWNTMLSDKLFSNTMLIFSDYSYNIEQNTQGQSAIIRSRIEDIAFKQDFNIYTSGNNTLRFGINSTLHTLKPTRVEEGNFVNPGDRTSRRMWENAAYLSYNGSLTPWFNLEAGVRLSTNTIIGNGAPYNVYDQGILKESITLAKGEFGKTYVNPEPRVSASFTLSDDASLKASYGRNVQYLHMLSNSSVAMPTDQWLGSSYTIKPTICDQYAVGFFRNLAGGDYEFSVEAYYKNLQNEVDFRNGADIITVADIESQLLFGRGRAYGVEFLLRKNSGQFTGWIAYTWSKTERQIDGISNNNWYSTRQDRTHDVSVVGLYRLGKKWELSAVWTYRTGDAITLPAAKYMIDGNVVFYYTERNGARMPAYHRLDVGATLYASPKSSWNFSIYNAYGRENPMMINFEKDDDGAMSTRAVQVSLFRWVPSVTYNFKF, encoded by the coding sequence ATGAATAGATTCATCACATTCGTTCTTAATGGTGGCATTAGAAAAATTGCACTTTTCTTTGCTGTGCTCTGCACGCTCTCGGCTCTTGGTCAGAAAAGGTGGAGCGTAAGCGGAGTAATAAAGAGTGCAGCCACGGGCGAAACGCTTGTGGGAGTCGCTGTTATGAACGGCAAAAATGCCAATCAATACTCCCTGTCGAACCAATACGGGGTATACTCCATCACTCTCTCGGAGGGCGAACAGAGTCTTGTTGTCTCGTATTTCGGTTATCTGACAGATACAATTTCTGTTAATCTAACGGATAACAAGAAGTTAAACATTGATATGAAAGAGGCTTCGCTCACCATTGCCGAAGTTGTGGTTACTGATAATTCCTCCCAAAAACGTGTATCACAGGCTCAGGCGGGTGTCGAAAAGATTTCGACCAAGGAGATAGCCTCCATTCCCGTTATCTTTGGCGAGAAGGATATAATCAAGACAATTCAGTTGCTTCCGGGGGTTAAGAGCGCCACAGAAGGGTCATCAGGCTTTTCGGTGCGGGGTGGCTCGTTAGACCAAAACTTGATACTGCTGGACGAAGCCCCCGTCTACAATGCCGCCCACTTGTTGGGCTTCTTTTCGACCTTCAATGCCTCGGCTATAAAGGATGTGGCGGTCTATAAGGGTAACTTCCCGGCGCAATATGGCGGAAGGGTGGCGTCGGTGGTTGATGTTACAATGAATAATGGTAACAGCAAAAATTACAAAGTCGAGGGCGGCATCGGACTCATCAGCTCGAACCTAAGCGTGGAGGGTCCAATCAAAAGGGATAAGGCGTCGTTTTTGGTTACCGGCAGACGGACATATGCCGATATATTTCTGGGGCTTTCTCCGGAATTCAAGGGAAACACTATGTATTTCTATGACCTGAACGCCAAAGCAAATTGGGACATAGACGGCAAGAACAAAATTTACCTTTCGGGCTATTTCGGACGCGATGTGTTGGGGATGAAGGATGTGGTGGGTATGGATTGGGGAAATGCCACGGGTACGCTGCGATGGAATACTATGCTGTCCGATAAACTATTCTCCAATACGATGCTCATATTCAGTGATTACAGCTATAATATTGAGCAGAACACCCAGGGTCAGAGTGCAATCATCCGCTCGAGAATTGAGGACATAGCCTTCAAGCAGGATTTTAATATCTACACCTCGGGAAATAACACCCTAAGATTCGGCATAAACTCAACGCTCCACACCCTCAAACCAACGCGTGTGGAGGAGGGTAATTTCGTAAACCCGGGCGACCGCACCTCACGCCGAATGTGGGAGAATGCCGCCTACCTCTCGTATAACGGCAGCCTTACGCCGTGGTTCAACCTTGAAGCAGGCGTTCGCCTGAGCACCAACACCATCATCGGCAACGGCGCCCCCTACAACGTCTACGACCAAGGTATCCTCAAAGAGAGCATCACCCTTGCCAAGGGCGAGTTTGGCAAAACCTACGTGAACCCGGAACCGCGCGTTTCCGCAAGTTTCACCCTCTCGGATGATGCGAGTCTTAAAGCCTCCTATGGGCGTAATGTTCAGTATCTTCATATGCTCTCCAACAGCAGTGTGGCGATGCCCACTGACCAGTGGCTTGGCAGCAGCTACACAATAAAACCGACTATTTGCGACCAATATGCCGTTGGTTTTTTCAGGAATCTTGCGGGTGGCGACTACGAATTTTCGGTTGAGGCTTACTACAAAAACCTCCAAAACGAGGTGGATTTCCGCAATGGTGCAGACATTATCACTGTCGCTGATATTGAAAGTCAGCTGCTTTTTGGGCGTGGCAGGGCATACGGCGTGGAGTTTTTGCTGAGGAAAAATAGCGGACAATTCACGGGGTGGATTGCCTATACTTGGAGTAAAACCGAACGTCAGATAGATGGCATCAGCAATAATAACTGGTATTCGACACGTCAGGATAGAACGCACGATGTCTCGGTGGTGGGGCTATATCGTCTGGGTAAGAAGTGGGAGTTGTCTGCCGTGTGGACTTATCGCACGGGCGATGCCATTACCCTGCCTGCGGCTAAATATATGATAGACGGGAATGTGGTATTTTACTACACAGAGCGAAACGGCGCTAGAATGCCCGCCTACCATCGCTTAGATGTTGGGGCGACTCTCTATGCCTCGCCCAAAAGCTCGTGGAACTTCAGCATCTACAACGCCTATGGGCGCGAGAATCCGATGATGATAAACTTCGAGAAGGACGATGACGGCGCAATGAGCACACGGGCAGTGCAGGTGTCGCTATTTAGGTGGGTGCCCAGTGTTACATATAATTTTAAGTTTTAG
- a CDS encoding ATP-dependent exoDNAse (exonuclease V) alpha subunit-helicase superfamily I member has protein sequence MKQLFVIILFLTVKILSAQPPAAFKAGERLSYEVSYSASFFSTAVADVTFDVREQGDNFRIGAVGKTRGFFSIFFDMEDVYYTLLNQMTLRPAATHGNIKEGSYRYRSSWEYDWRAGTVTTSGHNLKSGNKYGKTMLVNGDSFDALALLYNIRSLDISHLIPQVRYNLDLVLEDTIRTIRYRVICRENIKIPRRGTFRTIKVACTIATENTESVKDGDEFFMWFSDDRNRIPIYMESAIRVGSIKVSINKWEGLKYPFTAKIE, from the coding sequence ATGAAACAACTTTTTGTGATAATACTGTTTTTAACAGTAAAGATACTCTCGGCTCAGCCACCGGCAGCCTTCAAGGCGGGTGAAAGGTTGAGCTACGAGGTGAGTTACTCCGCATCATTTTTTTCAACGGCTGTTGCCGATGTTACGTTCGATGTAAGGGAGCAGGGTGATAACTTTCGCATTGGCGCGGTGGGCAAGACGCGCGGTTTTTTCAGCATCTTCTTCGATATGGAGGATGTCTATTACACACTATTGAATCAAATGACACTCAGACCCGCAGCTACGCACGGCAACATCAAAGAGGGGAGCTATCGTTACCGTTCCTCGTGGGAGTATGATTGGCGCGCGGGCACGGTCACAACATCCGGACACAATCTCAAAAGCGGCAACAAGTATGGCAAGACAATGTTGGTGAATGGAGACAGCTTCGATGCTTTGGCTCTATTGTACAATATTCGCAGCCTGGATATTTCCCATCTCATTCCGCAGGTGCGATATAATCTGGATCTGGTTCTGGAGGATACCATCCGCACAATCCGTTATCGGGTAATATGCCGTGAGAATATAAAGATTCCGCGTCGCGGGACATTCCGCACGATAAAAGTTGCCTGCACCATTGCCACCGAAAACACGGAGTCTGTCAAGGACGGCGATGAGTTCTTTATGTGGTTCTCCGACGACCGCAACCGTATTCCCATCTATATGGAGAGCGCCATACGAGTGGGTAGCATCAAGGTATCTATCAATAAATGGGAGGGGCTCAAGTACCCATTCACGGCGAAGATAGAGTGA
- a CDS encoding ATP-dependent DNA helicase RecG — translation MEDILLRDIKFLPSVGPKRAELLKLELKISTFGDLLMHLPARYIDRSSVYTIDSVRRVEMPYVQIRARVVATQILGQGHKQRYVVQVMDSTGVADLIWFRNVAWVQKRLELQREYIFFGKPSLFNGEVQMVHPEFEMPGVAGSASAMGVQGVYRTTEKLSNNMLGSRAISGLVRTLWGKVEGQIRETLPPHIIRERGLLSREEALKQVHFPSTPEMLNRALYRLKFEELFGIQLLLLLQKKVRIDKSEGFVMSRVGERFNKFYEELMPFPLTGAQKRVIKEVRQDMFTGHQMNRLLQGDVGSGKTIIALLCALIVADNGYQSAIMAPTEILANQHYESICGLCEPLGVSVALWTGSTRKKERARLSEGLMSGEIDILIGTHALIEQGVQFANLGFVVIDEQHRFGVMQRAKLWTKNQTPPHVLVMTATPIPRTLAMTLYGDLDVSLLDELPPGRKPIKTIHSYENYRLRVVGFMREQIAAGRQVYVVYPMIKESEKLDIASLEEGAVALAEHFPPPAYCSVVVHGKMKQALKDYGMDVFKRGEAQILISTTVIEVGVNVPNATVMVIENAERFGLSQLHQLRGRVGRGGDQSYCILMSGNKISSDSRKRLEAMVATTDGFELAELDLQLRGAGDIDGTRQSGQALEVKIANLAKDTQIIADARETAQGVLEADPYLSLAENAMLLATVQRIERQREAVVDIELAKIS, via the coding sequence ATGGAAGACATTTTATTACGCGATATTAAGTTTTTGCCATCGGTGGGTCCCAAGCGTGCCGAGTTGTTGAAATTGGAATTGAAGATCAGCACCTTCGGAGATTTGCTGATGCACCTGCCCGCGCGCTATATCGACCGCAGTTCGGTCTATACCATTGACAGTGTTCGCCGTGTAGAGATGCCCTATGTACAGATTCGGGCGCGGGTTGTGGCAACGCAAATCCTTGGTCAGGGGCATAAGCAACGTTATGTGGTGCAGGTGATGGACTCAACAGGGGTGGCGGATTTGATATGGTTTCGCAATGTTGCGTGGGTGCAGAAGAGGCTTGAATTACAACGCGAATATATCTTCTTCGGAAAGCCTTCGCTCTTTAACGGTGAGGTGCAGATGGTTCACCCCGAATTTGAGATGCCCGGCGTGGCGGGCTCCGCCTCGGCTATGGGTGTGCAGGGGGTGTATCGGACTACCGAAAAGTTGTCGAACAATATGCTCGGAAGCAGGGCGATTTCCGGATTGGTGCGCACGCTTTGGGGCAAGGTCGAGGGGCAGATTCGCGAGACGCTACCGCCCCATATTATCCGTGAACGGGGGTTGCTCTCGCGCGAGGAGGCACTCAAGCAGGTGCATTTTCCCTCTACACCCGAAATGTTGAATAGGGCACTCTACCGCTTAAAATTCGAGGAGTTATTTGGGATTCAGCTTTTACTGCTTCTTCAAAAGAAGGTCAGAATAGATAAAAGTGAGGGTTTTGTGATGAGCCGTGTTGGGGAGAGATTCAATAAATTTTATGAAGAGTTGATGCCATTCCCGCTGACGGGGGCACAGAAGAGGGTCATCAAGGAGGTCAGGCAGGATATGTTCACGGGGCATCAGATGAACCGTCTGTTGCAGGGGGATGTGGGTAGTGGTAAGACTATCATCGCGCTTCTCTGCGCACTCATTGTTGCCGATAACGGCTACCAGAGTGCCATAATGGCGCCGACGGAGATTCTTGCCAATCAACACTACGAGTCCATCTGTGGGCTGTGCGAGCCATTGGGTGTCAGTGTGGCATTGTGGACAGGTTCGACTCGCAAAAAGGAGCGGGCACGGTTGAGCGAGGGTTTGATGAGTGGCGAGATTGATATTTTGATAGGCACGCACGCGCTCATTGAGCAAGGGGTGCAGTTTGCCAACCTAGGATTTGTGGTCATAGACGAGCAGCACCGTTTCGGAGTGATGCAGCGCGCCAAGCTCTGGACGAAGAACCAGACTCCGCCCCACGTATTGGTGATGACCGCAACGCCCATTCCACGCACTCTGGCGATGACCCTATACGGGGATTTGGATGTCTCTCTGCTTGACGAGCTTCCGCCCGGGCGTAAACCGATAAAGACTATCCATAGTTACGAGAACTACCGCCTGCGGGTGGTAGGATTTATGCGCGAGCAGATTGCCGCCGGGCGGCAGGTTTATGTTGTCTATCCGATGATTAAGGAGAGTGAGAAGTTGGATATTGCATCCCTGGAGGAGGGTGCAGTTGCTCTTGCCGAACACTTTCCACCTCCTGCATATTGTTCCGTTGTGGTGCACGGCAAGATGAAACAGGCTTTGAAGGATTACGGTATGGATGTTTTCAAGAGGGGTGAGGCGCAGATACTTATATCTACAACCGTCATTGAAGTGGGGGTTAATGTGCCCAACGCTACGGTTATGGTGATAGAAAATGCCGAACGGTTTGGGCTTTCTCAGCTCCACCAGCTGCGCGGACGTGTGGGGCGCGGCGGCGACCAATCCTACTGCATTCTGATGAGTGGCAATAAGATAAGTAGTGATTCACGCAAGCGGCTCGAGGCTATGGTAGCCACTACGGACGGCTTCGAGCTGGCGGAGCTCGATTTGCAGTTGCGTGGGGCGGGTGATATTGACGGCACTCGCCAGAGTGGTCAGGCACTCGAGGTGAAAATCGCCAACTTGGCAAAGGACACTCAGATTATCGCCGATGCGAGAGAGACGGCTCAGGGTGTGCTCGAGGCTGACCCATACCTATCTCTTGCGGAGAATGCTATGCTCCTTGCCACCGTCCAACGCATTGAACGGCAGCGGGAAGCGGTGGTGGATATTGAGTTGGCAAAGATAAGTTAG
- a CDS encoding RNA polymerase sigma factor RpoE, whose product MKTNPISSNAEDLLIISQIRLFGDTAAFGALVKKYQSPLRRYLYHLTGGDRATADDLSQETLIKAYTSLGEFKGLGGFRGWLFRIAYRRFLDSLRTQRSSAEIAEHNAGRVEPEVQMLEQTLAPLTDTERNLIILSCIEECSHSEIAKITSIPLGTIKSTIARAKEKLKKHLKEDGKDF is encoded by the coding sequence GTGAAGACAAATCCAATCAGCTCTAATGCGGAAGATTTGTTAATCATTTCGCAGATACGGCTTTTTGGAGACACGGCAGCTTTCGGGGCATTGGTCAAGAAGTACCAGTCGCCCCTGAGGCGTTACCTCTACCACCTAACAGGCGGCGACCGCGCCACGGCAGACGACCTCTCGCAGGAGACTCTTATCAAGGCTTACACTTCTCTGGGCGAATTTAAGGGCTTAGGAGGTTTCCGCGGTTGGCTCTTTCGCATCGCCTATCGCCGTTTTTTGGACAGCCTTCGCACACAAAGAAGCTCCGCCGAGATTGCCGAACACAACGCGGGCAGAGTAGAGCCTGAGGTTCAGATGTTGGAGCAGACACTTGCTCCACTTACCGACACTGAACGCAATCTGATAATACTTAGCTGTATAGAAGAATGTTCTCACTCCGAGATAGCCAAGATAACCTCAATTCCGTTGGGCACAATCAAGAGCACCATAGCTCGTGCCAAAGAGAAATTGAAAAAACATTTAAAGGAAGATGGAAAAGATTTTTGA
- a CDS encoding Endonuclease/Exonuclease/phosphatase family protein produces the protein MVKRILIKLAIWLPVTALIFAAAFIVVMRSTEWMPDEVEYQSVAGMTPDVIQKDTLKIVSWNIGYAGLGSDMDFFYDGGTKTRTSRERTIKNLKDITAFLKQHRDADFILLQEVDFNSKRSYHINEYDSLRAALPEFLGWWGINYQSQYVPIPLSDPIGRVKSGVVILSRHIPVNVLRLQYPSRVSFPQRMFDLKRCLLAASFAIGNDKILYINNTHNSAYDNGGMRAVEFAFLKNYLSDKPLSVTAGDWNSNPPGYKASQRELQDKHFSVISLSSNDFPQGFRVLADTTVKSVRYGYEPYNAQTTTRSAIDFALLGGDVEPVSVETVDLGFENSDHNPVLLTVKLSR, from the coding sequence ATGGTAAAGAGAATATTAATAAAACTGGCAATATGGCTGCCCGTAACGGCGCTTATTTTTGCGGCGGCATTCATTGTTGTTATGCGCTCCACTGAGTGGATGCCGGATGAGGTAGAATACCAATCCGTTGCCGGTATGACGCCGGATGTTATCCAAAAAGATACTTTGAAGATTGTGAGTTGGAATATCGGCTATGCGGGCTTGGGCAGCGATATGGATTTTTTCTATGACGGAGGCACGAAGACGCGCACCTCACGCGAGCGTACAATCAAGAACCTAAAGGATATAACCGCATTTTTGAAGCAGCATCGCGATGCAGACTTCATTCTGCTCCAAGAGGTTGATTTCAACTCCAAACGCAGCTACCATATAAACGAGTATGACTCCCTGCGGGCGGCACTGCCCGAGTTTTTGGGGTGGTGGGGCATCAACTATCAATCTCAGTATGTGCCCATTCCGTTGAGCGACCCAATAGGAAGAGTCAAATCCGGAGTCGTGATTCTCAGTCGCCACATACCGGTGAATGTCCTGAGGTTGCAATATCCCTCAAGGGTATCTTTTCCGCAGCGAATGTTCGACTTGAAACGCTGCCTGCTCGCAGCATCTTTCGCCATCGGTAATGATAAAATCCTCTACATCAATAATACCCACAACTCAGCCTACGACAATGGAGGAATGCGCGCCGTAGAGTTTGCGTTTCTGAAAAACTATCTGAGCGACAAACCGCTCTCGGTTACCGCCGGCGATTGGAACTCGAATCCGCCGGGGTACAAGGCTTCGCAGAGGGAGTTGCAGGATAAACACTTCTCGGTCATTAGCCTGAGCAGCAATGATTTTCCACAAGGTTTCAGAGTTTTGGCAGACACGACAGTTAAATCGGTGCGTTACGGCTACGAACCCTATAACGCACAGACCACCACGCGTTCGGCGATTGATTTTGCGCTGCTTGGTGGTGACGTTGAGCCTGTTTCGGTGGAGACGGTCGATTTGGGGTTTGAAAATTCCGACCACAACCCCGTGCTCTTGACGGTGAAATTGAGTAGATAG
- a CDS encoding rRNA small subunit methyltransferase H — MYHTPVLLNPSVDLLNINPAGTYVDATFGGGGHSREILSRLGKKGRLYSFDQDKDTLANAIDDKRFTLINNNFKFLRGCLRAEGVESVDGILADYGVSSHHFDTPERGFSFRFDAPLDMRMNQSADQTAANVINEYDDARLAHIFGEYGELERPFRIANAIVAARENTPVLTIGELLEVVDKVTPRGGESKFRAKLFQALRIEVNGEMEALEMMLEQSLKILKPGGRLSVITYHSLEDRLVKNFMKTGTFNGKVQKDFYGNISTPFELVTRKAVEPSEAEIAENSRSRSARLRVATKL; from the coding sequence ATGTACCACACCCCCGTCCTACTCAACCCCAGCGTTGATTTACTCAACATAAACCCCGCCGGCACATACGTCGATGCCACTTTTGGCGGCGGCGGACACTCGCGCGAGATACTCTCACGACTTGGCAAAAAAGGGCGATTATACTCCTTCGACCAAGACAAAGACACACTTGCAAATGCAATAGACGACAAACGTTTTACACTGATAAACAACAATTTTAAGTTCCTTCGCGGATGCCTCAGAGCAGAAGGCGTAGAGAGCGTGGACGGTATTTTGGCAGACTATGGTGTTTCGTCCCACCACTTCGACACCCCCGAGCGAGGCTTCTCCTTTCGCTTTGATGCGCCACTGGATATGCGGATGAATCAAAGTGCCGACCAAACGGCGGCAAATGTTATCAACGAGTATGATGATGCGCGGTTAGCGCATATTTTCGGAGAGTATGGAGAGCTGGAAAGACCATTTAGGATTGCCAATGCGATTGTGGCGGCGCGGGAGAACACCCCTGTGCTGACCATAGGCGAGCTTTTGGAGGTAGTGGATAAGGTTACACCTAGGGGGGGCGAATCTAAATTCAGGGCAAAGCTCTTCCAAGCGCTTCGCATTGAGGTAAATGGTGAGATGGAGGCGCTGGAGATGATGCTGGAACAGTCACTGAAAATACTAAAACCAGGCGGCAGATTATCGGTAATAACCTACCACTCGCTGGAGGATAGACTAGTGAAGAATTTTATGAAGACAGGTACTTTCAACGGTAAGGTGCAGAAAGATTTTTATGGAAACATCTCCACCCCTTTCGAGTTGGTTACACGCAAAGCAGTGGAGCCGAGTGAGGCTGAAATCGCCGAAAATTCCCGCTCACGCAGCGCACGCTTGAGGGTGGCAACTAAATTATGA
- a CDS encoding Putative glycogen debranching enzyme, giving the protein MAVLHFDKAELGNLEYSLVREMLATNRSGGYLSTTIVCCNTRKYHGLMVCPIEELGGEQFVLLSSLDETIVQHDQPFNLAIHRFPGSYEPRGHKYIIDFDYTPTPSITYRVGGVKLKKELLWVHTAQQLLIRYTLLEAHSQTFLRLRPFLAFRNRHALSKENMEADGRSYPITGGVRNKLYQGFPWLNMQTSRETNFVAAPIWYNNFEYQAEKKRGYDCLEDLLTTGYFELELKAGESVVFSASTAEHNPDTLVQLFEEELARRTNKTEFLPLMRHSARQFLINYNGGVALEAGYPWYNPRSRETFIALAGCTLTQGLNIKCKEILDRHVSRLHNGLFGQHLAADTQLWFYHTLQEFEKVSGAAEVWKNYGEAMKNILWTYRNGDTPERCIHMADNGLIHAALAGSALTWMNVKIDGQPLTRRPGFTVEVNALWYNAVCYTLALAEQFGDEEFVREWCEIPGQIQDSFQRMFYMKDRKYCADFVYEGFQNTDIRPNQLFACSLAYSPLVEEQKWAVLETIRTHLLTPRGLRTLTPTHPAYKGRFFGSQEQRDSARHNGSAYSWLLEHYVRARFALDGASFVYKAQELLASYEENLLMYCIGSVAEVYDGDPPHNPGGSISYAPSVGAVLAINELIEKYK; this is encoded by the coding sequence ATGGCAGTATTACACTTCGACAAAGCCGAACTCGGTAATTTGGAGTATTCGCTCGTTCGCGAGATGCTCGCTACGAACCGTTCCGGAGGCTATCTGAGCACAACCATTGTTTGTTGCAACACGCGAAAGTATCACGGTCTGATGGTTTGCCCCATCGAAGAATTGGGTGGTGAGCAGTTTGTATTGCTCAGCTCGTTGGACGAAACCATCGTGCAGCACGACCAACCCTTCAACTTGGCGATTCACCGCTTCCCGGGTAGCTATGAACCTCGCGGGCACAAGTACATCATCGACTTCGACTACACGCCAACCCCCTCCATTACCTATCGTGTGGGTGGCGTTAAGCTCAAAAAAGAGCTGCTCTGGGTGCACACTGCGCAGCAACTGCTCATTCGCTACACCCTATTGGAGGCTCACTCGCAAACATTCTTGCGCCTGCGCCCATTCTTAGCGTTCCGTAATCGCCACGCTCTGAGCAAAGAGAATATGGAGGCAGATGGACGCTCCTATCCAATCACAGGCGGCGTTCGTAACAAACTCTATCAGGGTTTCCCTTGGCTCAATATGCAGACCAGCCGCGAAACCAACTTTGTTGCAGCTCCCATTTGGTACAACAATTTTGAGTATCAGGCAGAGAAAAAGCGGGGTTACGATTGCTTGGAAGACCTTTTGACAACCGGTTACTTTGAGCTGGAGCTCAAAGCGGGCGAGAGTGTTGTCTTCTCGGCATCGACTGCGGAACACAACCCCGACACGTTGGTACAGCTCTTTGAAGAGGAGCTTGCGCGCCGTACAAACAAGACCGAATTTTTGCCCCTTATGCGCCACTCGGCACGTCAGTTTCTGATCAATTATAATGGCGGCGTGGCTCTGGAGGCGGGTTACCCTTGGTATAACCCACGCTCGCGCGAAACTTTCATTGCCTTGGCAGGGTGTACGCTTACGCAGGGGTTGAATATCAAGTGCAAAGAGATTCTCGACCGCCACGTATCACGCCTGCATAACGGACTGTTCGGGCAGCACCTGGCTGCCGATACTCAACTGTGGTTCTATCATACTCTCCAAGAGTTCGAGAAGGTGTCCGGTGCGGCAGAGGTGTGGAAAAACTATGGCGAGGCAATGAAAAATATCTTGTGGACATACCGCAACGGCGATACGCCGGAGCGTTGTATCCATATGGCTGATAATGGTTTGATTCACGCGGCACTCGCAGGTAGTGCCCTCACGTGGATGAACGTCAAAATAGACGGACAGCCCCTCACGCGCCGTCCGGGCTTTACGGTGGAGGTGAATGCGCTCTGGTATAATGCGGTTTGCTATACCTTGGCATTGGCTGAGCAGTTTGGTGATGAGGAGTTTGTGAGAGAGTGGTGCGAAATTCCGGGTCAGATTCAGGACTCTTTCCAGAGGATGTTCTATATGAAAGACCGCAAGTATTGTGCCGACTTTGTGTATGAAGGTTTTCAAAATACCGACATCAGACCTAATCAGTTGTTTGCCTGCTCGTTGGCATACTCTCCGCTTGTCGAGGAGCAGAAGTGGGCGGTGTTGGAAACCATTCGTACCCATTTGCTTACCCCGCGCGGTCTACGCACGCTCACCCCGACTCATCCGGCATATAAGGGGCGCTTCTTTGGGAGTCAGGAGCAGCGCGACTCGGCACGTCATAACGGTTCGGCATACTCTTGGCTGCTGGAACACTACGTTCGTGCACGCTTCGCTCTGGATGGTGCATCGTTCGTCTACAAGGCGCAGGAACTTTTGGCGAGTTACGAAGAGAATTTGTTGATGTATTGCATCGGTTCGGTGGCAGAGGTTTACGACGGAGACCCCCCACACAACCCCGGTGGTTCGATATCGTACGCTCCAAGCGTTGGTGCAGTGTTGGCAATCAATGAATTGATAGAAAAATATAAGTAA